CGTTTGGTAGGGTATCATGGGACAATATTTTATTTCTTGATCTGACAGGAAGAAATGACTGGTCTTCTACATTACCAGCTTCAAATCGTTCATTCTTTTACCCATCTATCAGTGGAAGTTGGTTAGTAGCAGAAACCTTTGGAATAAATAACCACTTTCTCAATTACCTAAAACTGAGGTCTTCTTGGGCAAAGGCAGGTAATGATGCACCTCCGTATAGGTTGGAGCTCATATATAATACTGGGCCTGGACATTTAGGACAGCCTTATGGGTATTATAGTCCAAGAGAACCCAATTATGACTTAAAGCCTGAGATTACCACATCGGTGGAGTTTGGTGGTGATGTTGGTCTTTTCAATAATAGGGTACAGGCTTCTTTTACTTATTATCATTCCATCACCGGAAATCAGATTGTTGCCACACCTGTAGCACCGTCTTACGGTTTTATTGAGAAAAATATCAATGCTGGAGAGGTACAGAACCGAGGTATTGAGTTGAACCTTCATTGGGACCTTTTAAAAAGAAAGGAAATCCAATGGGACTGGACTTTCAATTTCAATGCGAACAGGTCAAAGGTGTTGTCATTGGCTAAGAATGTGGAGAGCATTCAGCTGACAAATATTGAAGGGCTTTCAGTAGAGACAAGAGTAGGAGAGCCATATGGACAAATAGTAGGCAATGCATACTTACGGGATGAAGAAGGGAATATTGTCGTTATGGGAGATGGACCCAATAAGGGTTTGCCAGTAATGAGTGAAGAAAAGCAAGTATTGGGAAATTATGCGCCAGACTGGACAGGAAGCTTGGCAACTAATTTTAAGTTGGGAAATTTTGATATCTCTTGTTTGCTGGATACCCGAATGGGAGGAGAGATTTTCTCATTTACGAACATGTTGCTTTCAGGTAATGGAAAAGGAGAGTGGACTGAGAAAGGTAGAGAACGATGGTATGAATCTGAAAATATGCGAAAGGAGCTTGGGTATACTTCCTCTGAATGGAATCCAGTAGGGGGACACTTGGTAGAAGGAGTGTTAGCGTATCAGAATCCTAATTATGATAGTGAGATTGGAAATGAATCTCCCTATATCTTTACAAAAGAAGCAAACGGTCAATATGTAGATCCACAACGATATTGGTCAACAATATCGGCAAGAGGAGGAAGAGCCATCCACGAGGCATTTGTGTATGATGCAAGTTTTATAAGAATCAAGGAGTTATCAGTAGGTTACACATTTTCCAATAAGCGACTGGAGAGAACAAATCTTGACTATTTAAGGATATCCTTGGTGGCGAGCAACTTACAATACTTGTATCGGAAAGCTCCGGGAATAGATCCTGATGCCGTACTGAAATTTGAAAATGCAATTGGAATTGAGAGGTATTCGCATCCAACCGCAAGGAGCGTTGGTGTTTCGATTACTGGAAAGTTTTGAATTATGATAAGGACATATACACTAGGTATTAGTTGGTTGGTAGCAAGTGGTCTGTTGTTATCTATGCTGTTGGGGGCTTGTACAGGACATTTTGATGAGATTAATACCAGTAAGACAGGTATGACCGAGCTGGAACCTGAACCTATCTTTACCCGAAGCTTGAGACTGGGGAGTTTGGACTATACCTATTATCAGCGTATGCAACAGCTGTATGTCAACTTTTACTCTCAGTATTATGCCAACTTCAAGGAGGGTTGGTATACAGATTCATATTACTATAATGATGAGTGGGCTGACTATTTTTGGAATGGGAACTATGCAGATAAGTATGGAAGCTTCCTGAGTTATGCTCACCATGCAGCTTACTTGTCAAGAGAAAGTGACCAGTCCAAAAAAGAAGCTTGTGCCATGATCTGGGAGGTATTTCTATTGCATAGGGTAACTGATATTTGGGGTGATATTCCTTATTCACAAGCTTTTGGAGAAAACATTAGTCCTGCCTTTGACACCCAAAAGCAGGTGTATGAACAGATGCTTGACAAATTGGTAATGGCATTGGACATGTTACCAAAAGAAGATCCTAATGTAGAGTGGGGAGCTGCCGATATACTTTTCAATGATGATCTTGGACAGTGGAGAAGGTTTGCTCAATCCATGATCTTGAAGCTGGCAATAAGAGTTAGCAATGTAGCACCGGAAATGACGATGCAGTACATCAAGAAGATGGATCAGTATGAACTGTTACAGTCCAATGAGCATTCTGTAAAAATGCAGGTAATGGCAGAAGGCGGCAATGAGCGAAACCAAAACCCTATCATGTGGATAGATAAATTTGATGAGTATAGGGTCAGTAAATATTTGGTAGATAGACTCAAGTCACTCAATGACCCTAGATTGGAAAAAATGGCTGATCCAGTGCAATACTATGTTGACCAATTACGTAGCTTGCTTTCAGCGGTTCATGAATATGCTGATAATTCAGTTTCTGCTGATCTTTATACTGATTTGGAGCGTCAACTGATCAAGAGTTATATGGAGTTATTGCTTCAAAGAGATGGTATTAGTGAAACTGGGAAGCAAGGCATTGAGACGATTGAAGCTTTTGTCACTTCTTTGGTAGAACGTTCTTCTTCAACACTTTTGAAAAACAAACTGGAGACGTTTAACAATGAGAAAGGAGAATTATATAAAGGAATGATTAATGGAGTGTCTCCTGATCAGTTGGTTCATTATGAGAAAAATAGATATTCCAGAACCAGTAGTTTGATGATAGCACCTGATTACCCTACTTACCTATACTTATATGCAGAAGTATGCTTTCTCCAAGCAGAAGCTTGCTTAAAAGGGTGGTTATCAGGTAATGCTGAACAACATTACCAAAATGGTATCAGAGCCTCCATGGAGATGTTTAATATTGGGGAGGCTGAAGTGGATGATTACCTTAGAACTGAGGCAGGTAAACTAACCTCTACCAATGCTTTGGAGCAAATCATTACCCAGAAATGGATAGCCAATATCAATAATGGCTTCGAGTCTTGGGCAGAGTACCGTAGAACTGGCTACCCAAGTTTATATACAGTTCCTTCAGGAGGTGAAACAGGTGGAAAAATGCCACAGCGATTAAAGTATCCTTCAACTGAAAAAACACTTAATGGTGAAAGTGTATCAGCAGCAACACAAAGGATTGGTGGAGATTTGATGACAACAAAATTATGGTGGGCAGGAGGAAAATAATTAAGTTGCAAATATTGAAAAACCTCCTCTTCTGTTGTGCTGGCTTGAATAATAAATCCAATTGTATATCTGATTATTTATATGAAAATGATTAAAATGTAAGTCGAAAATGATATTATTTTTATTGGAGATTAACGCGTTCATTTTTAGAGTGAAAATAAATAGGCAGGTATTGTATTTAAAATAAGTGAGATATAGATCCCCTTTTGAGAATGAAAATAAAAACTACTTACAATAATAAAACTGACCAAGAGATTTGGGGGAAACTAAGGGAAGGTGATAAAGAGGCATTTGAATTTATCTTTAAAAGCTACTATCCTGTTTTGATGGGATATGGAGTAAAGATTTCAAAAGATGAAGCTTTAACCAAGGATACAGTTCAGGAGCTTTTCTGTAAACTATGGAATAACAGGGTGAAGTTAAGCGATGTACGGTCTATTGAAAGTTATTTGTTGCGATCCATGCGAAACAACATTATCAGAGCACTTTCAAAAGATGGTAAGCTGGTGGATATTGATGAAAATCAACCTACTGAAGTGGCACAATCGCATGAGAAGGAAATGATAAATGAAGAACAGTCTGAGAGTCTCTCTAAAAACATTAGCTTGGCAATGGATAAATTGAGTGGCAGACAACGAGAGGCTGTTTATCTCAAATATTACAAGGGGTTGAGTTATGAGGAAATTTCAGAGATTATGGGCTTGCAGTATCAGTCTGTAAGAAATGTGATACATCGGGCAATCAACGTGTTGAGGAAGGAAAACCTGAAAGATAAGTGTTTCATGATTATGTTATGGGTTCTCACATTTCCCTTTTTGTAAAGATTTCAACTCAGTATGAGTACAAATCCAAAAATAATAATTCTTTATACTAAAAGAGATAAAGTATTAATTTTGGATTCAAGCCCAAAATTGATTCAAAATAGAAACAATGAAATATACAGAATATAGTACGGATGATTTTTTGATGGATGACTACTTCCTTTCAGCCATGAAGGGAAAAGATCCTGAAGCTAAAAAGTTTTGGGATAAATGGGTCAGTGACCATCCTGAAAAAAAAGAAGAAGTAGACGAGGCCGTATCGCTACTTCAAGTAATGGATCAAGATTTTGAGTTGCTTAAGGATAAGTATACGCAGGATGTGGAGAGCGAGTGGGATTTTATCCGACAGCAGACCATTGATGTGGAAGATACCTATCAGGCAACATTTACAGCGGACAAAAACAAAAGTGGACTCCCTAAATATTGGGGATATATAGCAGCAGCATCTGTCTTGCTATTAGTAGGAATGTGGTTTACTTTCAATCAACGCAATGCGGATGAGGTAATTACCACACCAAGTATAGCCTTGGTGGAGAAGACCGTAGCAAGAGGAATTGAAGAAGTTAAGTTGGCAGATGGCTCGATTGTCACATTGAAGGCAGGTAGTACGCTGAAGTACCCAGCAGTCTATACCAACAATAAAAGAAATGTAGAGCTAGTGGGTGAGGCCTATTTTGATATTGCAAAGGACCCGAAGAGACCATTTACGGTATTTGCCGGTAATGTTGAGACAGTTGTACATGGAACTCAGTTTAATGTCGCTGCTTATGCAACTGATGAGGATGTAAAGGTATCATTGGTAGAGGGTAGCGTAAGTGTGAAATCTGATCAGGTAGATGTAAAGTTGGTGCCAGGTAAACAGTTTATTTATAACCGTTCAACCAAAGCAGAACAAATAGTTGACTTTGACCCAGAAAAAGAGCTGTTGTGGATGCAAAAAATAATTGTATTTGATAAAAGCAGCCTTAATGATGTAGTGACTGAATTAGAAAGGTGGTACGGTGTGAAAGTGACTTTAATCGGAAGTCAAAATAAAAATGACGCACAGTTTACTGGGAAGTTCGATACCTCATCATTAAATAACATATTAGATAATATCTGTTTTTCACTTAATGCAAAGTATGAAGTAAACGGGAAGGAAGTGAAAATTATACTTCAGTAATAACCCATATTTACAGACGAAATACACTATTAAAAAAATTAGCTCTTGATTTTTAGATCAAGAGCTTTTTTTATCTAGGGATAAATCTCTACACATTAGAATAATGATTGAAGTGCAGTACAAAGACACCAATCTTGGATCTTGATATTAAAGGTCCAAATTGTTGGGAGTATTAGTAAGACTATTGCTGATCATCTAATGATATATAGTGCTCTTGAAAAAGTTTTTGCCACTCTACATAAAAATATAATTGTATGAGGTTGCTTTGGTTATGTAATGGAAATATAGCACCCAATTGCCCTGGTAAAATAGGAGATGTATTGCTAGTGTCAGCAGTAGCCAATGCTTATCAGAAGAATGGCTACAACATTACTTTTGCAACGCATCAGGGATTGCAAGCAACATTGAGAGGTACGTATGAGTTTGATACGATTCTTTTAGAAGATGATGGGTTGGGTATTGAGCTGTTAAAAGAAGCGGTTCTTGTAGACCAGGTGGTTATTTTCAAGCCATTTGGAGATCAGCAAGGGAATCTTTGGCAGAAAGAACTAATAAGATCAGGGATACTCCCACAACAAATTTTTAGAGTGGGAGACCTTAATGCTTATTCCTCTGAAATGCCTCACATGAGTGAACAAATACGGTTAGCGATCGGTTTACCGCTTACTAATAAAAACATATTTCCTTTACTGAAACCTTCCAAACAAGTACCTATCGAGACGTCACCTTATCGCATGATTCTTCCGGTAGCAGGAGGTAAAGAGAAATGCATTACCAAGGAGCTTATCAATAAAATTATTTTGGATGGGAAAAGCACTGTAATCGCAGTTACCCCATTTGGTGATGAAGAGATATATTTGAATACCTTGAAAGAGACACTCTGCGAATCGCCAAATGTTTCATTTCGGGTAATGTCTCCTGAAGACATTGGGCTAATGGCAATGGGATGTCAAGAGGTACATTTAGCAGATGGAGGAATTTGTTGGTCTACAGTAGCTTACCTGAATTGGTTATTTATGAGAGGAAAAATGAATAGCTATCCTGAAGTGAATGTGTATTATGGATTGGATACAAATTATAACAGACAACCAGCGGCAAATGTATGGTATCCACTTTTAATCAGACCAAACCACTTACAACTAGTAAACGAGCGGCAAGAGCAAAGACTCGTAGATCTTCATAAATAATATCAAGTTGCTGACTTTATAAAACATACGGAACCAGTAGTAAATGGAACAAGCTTGTCGGAAGTTAAATTTTTTAACCTTCTATTCTTTTCTCTCCGATTATTACACCCAAAAGAATTGAACTGATCTAGCATTACAATTGATAGTGGGATTAATTTGATTTTTTATTATGATGCAGATTATCAATCTGATAGTGATGTTATTTTGAAATACGAAAAGAGAAGGTTTAATATCTTTAGACTGTTGAAGAATACTAATCAGAGCGTATTTATCGACTTCATCTTAAAACCCTCTTTGAGGTCGCACATTTAGTTATTTCACGAATCCTCCCTATATTTACACGCCCGCCAAGAACTTTCCTGTCTTTTGATGGACTTATTCTAATATAGGTCCTTTTTATAAGTTGGAGAGCTTTATGAACCAGAATAATCACACTATTTAATGAAGAAATATGCTTTGGCCATTCATGGTGGCGCAGGAACAATATTGCCTTCAATGATGACCCCTGCTTTGGAGATGGCGTATAATGAGGCTTTGGAAAAAGCGCTTAAAGCAGGACAAGTAATCCTTCAGAATGAAGGTTCAGCTTTGGAGGCAGTAGAGGCAGCGGTAAAAGTAATGGAAGATAGCCCTTTGTTTAATGCCGGTAGAGGAGCGGTTTTTTCCAATGAGGGAACCAATGAAATGGAAGCATCCATTATGTGCGGAAAGCATCGTATTGCAGGGGCTATAGCAGAAGTCAAGAGCGTGAAAAACCCTATTTCTTTAGCCAAGAAAGTTTTGGAAGACGACAGGTTTGTATTCTTGAATGGGAAAGGAGCAGAGCGGTATGCAGATCAGTTTGACGAATTGAAAAAGGTATCACCTGATTATTTTTATACAGAAGAACGCTATAATCAATGGCAAGCGGTCAAGAACGAAGATCGAGCACTTTTAGATCATGATGGCGCTTCAAACTTGCAACATGAAGACCCAATCATTCAGAACCAAGACGCAAAGGGAGGAGATTACAAGTTTGGAACAGTAGGAGCTGTAGCACTTGATATGGAAGGTAACCTGGCAGCTGCAACGTCTACAGGAGGCTTAA
The Limibacter armeniacum DNA segment above includes these coding regions:
- a CDS encoding SusD/RagB family nutrient-binding outer membrane lipoprotein — its product is MIRTYTLGISWLVASGLLLSMLLGACTGHFDEINTSKTGMTELEPEPIFTRSLRLGSLDYTYYQRMQQLYVNFYSQYYANFKEGWYTDSYYYNDEWADYFWNGNYADKYGSFLSYAHHAAYLSRESDQSKKEACAMIWEVFLLHRVTDIWGDIPYSQAFGENISPAFDTQKQVYEQMLDKLVMALDMLPKEDPNVEWGAADILFNDDLGQWRRFAQSMILKLAIRVSNVAPEMTMQYIKKMDQYELLQSNEHSVKMQVMAEGGNERNQNPIMWIDKFDEYRVSKYLVDRLKSLNDPRLEKMADPVQYYVDQLRSLLSAVHEYADNSVSADLYTDLERQLIKSYMELLLQRDGISETGKQGIETIEAFVTSLVERSSSTLLKNKLETFNNEKGELYKGMINGVSPDQLVHYEKNRYSRTSSLMIAPDYPTYLYLYAEVCFLQAEACLKGWLSGNAEQHYQNGIRASMEMFNIGEAEVDDYLRTEAGKLTSTNALEQIITQKWIANINNGFESWAEYRRTGYPSLYTVPSGGETGGKMPQRLKYPSTEKTLNGESVSAATQRIGGDLMTTKLWWAGGK
- a CDS encoding isoaspartyl peptidase/L-asparaginase family protein, translating into MKKYALAIHGGAGTILPSMMTPALEMAYNEALEKALKAGQVILQNEGSALEAVEAAVKVMEDSPLFNAGRGAVFSNEGTNEMEASIMCGKHRIAGAIAEVKSVKNPISLAKKVLEDDRFVFLNGKGAERYADQFDELKKVSPDYFYTEERYNQWQAVKNEDRALLDHDGASNLQHEDPIIQNQDAKGGDYKFGTVGAVALDMEGNLAAATSTGGLTNKKFGRLGDSALIGCGTYADNHSCAVSCTGYGEHFIQNTVARDISARMEFGGMSLKEAANKVVMDQLVKCNGEGGIIAIDKDGNIELVFNSEGMYRGKVCSDQELPMVAIYR
- a CDS encoding FecR family protein; this encodes MKYTEYSTDDFLMDDYFLSAMKGKDPEAKKFWDKWVSDHPEKKEEVDEAVSLLQVMDQDFELLKDKYTQDVESEWDFIRQQTIDVEDTYQATFTADKNKSGLPKYWGYIAAASVLLLVGMWFTFNQRNADEVITTPSIALVEKTVARGIEEVKLADGSIVTLKAGSTLKYPAVYTNNKRNVELVGEAYFDIAKDPKRPFTVFAGNVETVVHGTQFNVAAYATDEDVKVSLVEGSVSVKSDQVDVKLVPGKQFIYNRSTKAEQIVDFDPEKELLWMQKIIVFDKSSLNDVVTELERWYGVKVTLIGSQNKNDAQFTGKFDTSSLNNILDNICFSLNAKYEVNGKEVKIILQ
- a CDS encoding RNA polymerase sigma factor, giving the protein MKIKTTYNNKTDQEIWGKLREGDKEAFEFIFKSYYPVLMGYGVKISKDEALTKDTVQELFCKLWNNRVKLSDVRSIESYLLRSMRNNIIRALSKDGKLVDIDENQPTEVAQSHEKEMINEEQSESLSKNISLAMDKLSGRQREAVYLKYYKGLSYEEISEIMGLQYQSVRNVIHRAINVLRKENLKDKCFMIMLWVLTFPFL